A genomic region of Pseudomonas migulae contains the following coding sequences:
- a CDS encoding MurR/RpiR family transcriptional regulator: MDILYQIRARQDSFSAGEGRIARLMLDDVGFASAASLDELALRAEVSTATLSRFARTVGCRDLRDLRLQLAQASGVGSRFLDPAGTPDQSAFYGQIVGDIESTLRQHLSAFDESRFADAVKLLGKARMIHAFGMGGCSTLCSDELQVRLVRFGYPISACHDPVMMRVTAASLGAEHAVIVCSLTGITPELLEAVALARNYGARIVAITRADSPLAQLADVLLPLQGVETSFIYKPTAARYGMLLAIDVLATELALANPEDNQERLRRIKLALDDYRGGDDHLPLGD; this comes from the coding sequence ATGGACATCCTCTATCAGATCCGCGCCCGTCAGGATTCCTTCAGCGCGGGCGAAGGACGCATCGCTCGGCTGATGCTCGACGACGTAGGGTTTGCCTCTGCCGCCAGCCTCGACGAGCTGGCGCTGAGAGCGGAAGTCAGCACCGCCACGCTGTCGCGCTTCGCCCGCACCGTGGGTTGCCGCGACTTGCGGGACTTGCGCCTGCAACTGGCTCAGGCCAGCGGCGTCGGCAGTCGTTTTCTCGACCCGGCGGGCACGCCCGATCAGTCGGCGTTTTACGGGCAGATCGTCGGCGATATCGAGTCCACATTGCGCCAGCATCTGTCGGCGTTCGACGAGTCGCGTTTCGCTGATGCAGTGAAGCTGCTGGGCAAGGCGCGGATGATTCACGCATTCGGCATGGGCGGTTGCTCGACCCTGTGCAGCGATGAACTGCAAGTGCGACTGGTACGATTCGGCTACCCGATCTCAGCGTGCCACGACCCGGTAATGATGCGTGTCACTGCCGCCAGCCTAGGTGCGGAACACGCGGTTATCGTGTGTTCGCTGACCGGCATCACCCCTGAATTGCTCGAAGCCGTCGCACTGGCGCGCAACTACGGCGCACGGATTGTCGCCATCACCCGGGCCGATTCGCCGCTGGCGCAATTGGCCGATGTGCTGCTGCCGCTGCAAGGCGTCGAAACCTCCTTCATCTACAAACCCACGGCGGCGCGCTACGGCATGCTGCTGGCCATCGACGTGCTTGCCACCGAGCTGGCGCTGGCCAATCCTGAAGACAATCAAGAACGTCTGCGGCGGATCAAACTCGCCCTCGACGATTACCGCGGCGGCGACGATCATTTGCCGCTGGGAGACTGA
- a CDS encoding N-acyl-D-amino-acid deacylase family protein: protein MMYDTLIRNALIIDGSNTPGYPADVAILNGRIERIGDLHDATAIEEIDAAGRVLAPGFIDVHTHDDTVVIRQPQMLPKLSQGVTTVIVGNCGISASPVSLKGDPPDPMNLLGTSAAFVYPRFSDYRAAVEAANTTLNVAALVGHTALRSNHLDDLFRTATPDEISAMREQLRESLEAGALGLSTGLAYASAFSASTDEVMQLTEELTAFGAVYTTHLRSEFEPVLEAMDEAFQIGRHAKSPVIISHLKCAGAGNWGRSPQLLASLEEAAKTHPVGCDCYPYAASSSTLDLKQVTDAHRITITWSTPHPELGGLDLMDIAAEWGVPLLEAARRLQPAGAVYYGMDEHDVRRILAHPLSMVGSDGLPEDPFPHPRLWGAFPRVLGHFSRDVGLFPLHTAVHKMTGLSAARFGLKQRGEIREGHWADLVLFDPATIRDVADFNDPQRAAEGIDGVWVNGVLSYSEGQANGRREGRFLAREGDLRDGFQ, encoded by the coding sequence ATGATGTACGACACGCTGATTCGCAACGCCTTGATCATCGATGGCAGCAACACCCCCGGTTACCCCGCTGACGTGGCGATTCTGAACGGACGCATCGAGCGCATCGGCGACTTGCACGACGCCACCGCCATCGAAGAAATCGACGCCGCCGGCCGTGTACTCGCGCCGGGTTTCATCGACGTGCACACCCACGACGACACGGTGGTGATCCGCCAGCCGCAGATGCTGCCCAAGCTCAGCCAGGGCGTGACCACCGTCATTGTCGGTAACTGCGGGATCAGTGCTTCGCCGGTGAGTCTGAAAGGTGATCCGCCCGATCCGATGAACCTGCTCGGCACCTCGGCAGCCTTTGTTTATCCGAGATTCAGCGACTACCGCGCGGCGGTCGAAGCGGCGAATACCACGCTGAATGTCGCCGCATTGGTGGGCCACACCGCATTGCGCAGCAATCACCTCGACGACCTGTTCCGCACGGCCACGCCGGATGAAATCAGCGCGATGCGCGAGCAACTGCGCGAAAGTCTTGAAGCCGGCGCGTTGGGTTTATCCACCGGCCTGGCGTACGCCAGCGCCTTCTCGGCGTCCACCGATGAAGTGATGCAACTGACCGAAGAACTGACGGCATTTGGCGCGGTGTACACCACCCATTTGCGCAGCGAATTCGAGCCGGTGCTGGAGGCCATGGACGAGGCGTTCCAGATCGGTCGCCATGCGAAATCACCGGTGATCATTTCCCACCTCAAATGTGCCGGCGCGGGGAACTGGGGACGCAGTCCGCAACTGTTGGCTTCGCTCGAAGAAGCGGCGAAAACCCACCCGGTGGGCTGCGATTGTTATCCCTACGCGGCGAGCTCTTCGACTCTGGACCTCAAGCAAGTCACCGACGCCCACCGCATCACCATCACCTGGTCCACGCCGCACCCGGAACTGGGCGGTCTCGACCTGATGGACATCGCTGCCGAATGGGGCGTGCCACTGCTCGAAGCCGCCCGCCGACTGCAACCGGCCGGCGCGGTGTATTACGGAATGGACGAGCACGATGTGCGAAGAATCCTCGCGCATCCGCTGTCGATGGTCGGCTCTGACGGACTGCCGGAAGACCCGTTCCCGCATCCGCGCCTGTGGGGCGCATTCCCACGGGTGCTTGGACATTTCAGTCGCGATGTCGGACTGTTTCCGCTGCACACGGCGGTGCACAAAATGACCGGGTTGTCCGCGGCGCGATTCGGCTTGAAACAGCGAGGTGAAATCCGTGAAGGGCATTGGGCGGACCTGGTGCTGTTCGATCCTGCGACCATTCGCGATGTCGCGGATTTCAATGATCCGCAACGGGCAGCGGAAGGCATCGACGGCGTGTGGGTCAACGGTGTGTTGAGTTACAGCGAAGGGCAGGCGAATGGCAGAAGGGAAGGGCGGTTTCTGGCGCGGGAAGGGGATTTGCGTGACGGGTTTCAGTGA
- a CDS encoding glyoxalase superfamily protein, giving the protein MSFGKTTPILRIFDENKAVEFYVDFLGFKIDWQHRFEPNFPLYMQVSRGECVLHLSEHHGDSTPGSALRIETDELEAFQQQLLAKEYKFSHPQIQAMPWGSQDMTIADPFGNRLVFTNAISV; this is encoded by the coding sequence ATGAGCTTCGGCAAAACCACCCCGATCCTGCGGATTTTCGACGAAAACAAGGCCGTGGAGTTCTACGTCGACTTCCTTGGTTTCAAGATCGACTGGCAGCATCGTTTCGAGCCGAATTTTCCGTTGTACATGCAAGTCTCCCGCGGTGAATGTGTGCTGCATTTGTCCGAGCACCACGGCGACAGCACACCGGGTTCGGCATTGCGCATCGAGACCGATGAGCTGGAGGCGTTTCAGCAACAGTTGCTGGCCAAGGAATACAAGTTTTCGCACCCACAGATTCAGGCAATGCCGTGGGGCAGCCAGGACATGACCATCGCCGATCCGTTCGGGAATCGGTTGGTGTTTACTAATGCGATTAGTGTTTGA
- a CDS encoding FitA-like ribbon-helix-helix domain-containing protein, producing the protein MASITIRNLDDQVKEQLRIAAAHNGHSMEEEARLILGRALSTVDRAGGLGSRISKRFSATGGIDLDLPPRHEKATAVDCSE; encoded by the coding sequence ATGGCCAGCATCACTATTCGAAACCTTGACGATCAGGTCAAAGAACAACTGCGCATCGCTGCAGCCCACAACGGGCATTCGATGGAAGAAGAGGCTCGCCTGATTTTAGGTCGAGCCTTATCTACCGTTGATCGCGCTGGGGGGCTCGGAAGCCGGATTAGTAAAAGATTCAGCGCTACCGGTGGAATTGATCTCGATCTTCCACCCCGTCACGAGAAAGCAACCGCGGTGGATTGCTCCGAATGA
- a CDS encoding type II toxin-antitoxin system VapC family toxin, whose amino-acid sequence MIVLDTNVLSEFMRVEPDAQVLAWVDAQPAMELAISAVTVAEILHGIARLPFGKRKQKLESHAMAMFEEDFVGRILPFDAHAAVEYAALVAGCEVNGRTASMADAQIAAICRSHGVPIATRNVRDFEFPGIEVINPWQA is encoded by the coding sequence ATGATAGTGCTCGATACCAATGTTCTTTCAGAGTTCATGCGGGTCGAGCCTGACGCTCAAGTGCTTGCTTGGGTTGATGCACAACCGGCGATGGAGCTGGCAATCAGTGCTGTCACCGTGGCAGAAATTCTCCACGGCATTGCCCGGCTTCCATTTGGCAAACGCAAACAGAAACTTGAATCTCATGCGATGGCAATGTTCGAAGAGGACTTTGTCGGACGGATTTTACCTTTTGATGCTCATGCTGCGGTGGAGTACGCGGCGTTGGTAGCTGGCTGTGAAGTTAATGGTCGGACCGCGTCGATGGCCGATGCGCAGATTGCCGCAATCTGCCGAAGTCACGGCGTTCCGATTGCCACCCGTAATGTCCGGGACTTTGAGTTTCCTGGCATTGAGGTAATCAATCCGTGGCAGGCCTGA
- a CDS encoding methyl-accepting chemotaxis protein — protein MGVTLRDLISGIRDGVTQIASAAEELSAVTGQTSAGVNSQKIETDQVATAMHEMTATVQEVARNAEEASQAAAAADGEAREGDKVVNEAIAQIERLASEVARSTEAMSVLQQESDKIGSVMDVIKAVAEQTNLLALNAAIEAARAGEAGRGFAVVADEVRGLAQRTQKSTEEIEGLVAGLQNGTQQVSTVMNNSRALTDSSVALTRKAGVSLENITRTVSNIQSMNQQIAAAAEQQSAVAEEISRSIINVRDVSEQTAAASDETAKSSVELARLGNQLQMMVSHFRV, from the coding sequence ATGGGCGTGACCCTGCGCGACTTGATCAGCGGCATCCGCGACGGCGTGACCCAGATCGCCAGCGCTGCCGAAGAACTGTCGGCCGTGACCGGGCAGACCAGCGCCGGCGTGAATAGCCAGAAGATCGAGACCGATCAAGTGGCCACCGCCATGCATGAAATGACGGCCACCGTGCAGGAAGTCGCGCGCAACGCCGAAGAAGCCTCGCAAGCCGCAGCCGCTGCAGACGGTGAAGCCCGCGAAGGTGACAAGGTGGTCAACGAAGCCATCGCCCAGATCGAACGTCTGGCCAGCGAAGTGGCGCGCTCCACCGAAGCCATGAGCGTGCTGCAACAGGAAAGCGACAAGATCGGCAGCGTCATGGACGTGATCAAGGCCGTCGCCGAACAGACCAACCTTCTGGCGCTCAACGCCGCCATCGAAGCCGCCCGTGCCGGTGAAGCCGGTCGTGGTTTTGCCGTGGTCGCCGACGAAGTCCGTGGCCTGGCCCAGCGCACGCAGAAATCCACCGAGGAAATCGAAGGCCTGGTAGCGGGTCTGCAGAACGGCACGCAACAAGTGTCGACGGTGATGAACAACAGCCGCGCCCTCACCGACAGCAGCGTCGCCCTGACCCGCAAGGCCGGTGTATCACTGGAAAACATCACCCGCACGGTGTCCAACATCCAGTCGATGAACCAGCAGATCGCTGCCGCTGCCGAGCAGCAAAGCGCCGTAGCCGAAGAGATCAGCCGCAGCATCATCAACGTGCGCGACGTGTCGGAGCAGACCGCCGCCGCGAGCGATGAAACCGCTAAGTCCAGTGTTGAACTGGCGCGGTTGGGCAATCAGTTGCAGATGATGGTGAGTCACTTCCGGGTTTGA
- a CDS encoding histidine phosphatase family protein: MELRLSLFGVTRSIDLSRFARYRNTAVVLASALLVIPLTVWLLRPAAVPDLAHGNVAGAQALQTGWANGDMIVLVRHVERCDHSKAACLSGNDGITDRSRSVAVNVGAQFEQLGLDRADIYNSPMIRTAQTASYMFNKVGVDEDWLISCKGTMLRDALAHKVAGRNLILVTHSECMAQVEKDLKLPTANLGYGASLFISAATPQAPHMLGFIEASDWRTMTTQ; this comes from the coding sequence GTGGAACTGAGACTGAGTCTGTTCGGGGTAACGCGCTCGATTGATCTGAGCCGCTTTGCCCGCTATCGAAATACCGCGGTCGTACTGGCCTCGGCGCTGCTGGTGATTCCGCTGACGGTCTGGCTGTTGCGGCCTGCCGCTGTGCCAGACCTGGCCCACGGCAATGTCGCCGGCGCCCAGGCGTTACAGACCGGCTGGGCCAACGGCGACATGATTGTGCTGGTGCGTCATGTCGAGCGTTGCGATCACTCCAAAGCTGCGTGCCTGAGTGGCAATGACGGCATCACAGATCGCTCGCGAAGCGTCGCGGTCAATGTCGGCGCACAGTTCGAGCAACTGGGGCTGGACAGGGCAGACATCTACAACAGCCCGATGATTCGTACCGCACAGACCGCCAGCTATATGTTCAACAAGGTGGGCGTCGATGAAGACTGGTTGATCAGCTGCAAGGGCACGATGCTGCGCGATGCCCTGGCGCACAAAGTGGCAGGTCGCAATCTGATTCTGGTGACGCACAGCGAATGCATGGCGCAGGTTGAGAAAGACCTCAAGTTGCCGACTGCCAATCTCGGTTATGGCGCCTCTTTGTTTATCTCCGCCGCCACGCCCCAGGCACCACACATGCTCGGTTTTATCGAAGCTTCCGACTGGCGCACGATGACCACACAATGA
- a CDS encoding phosphatase PAP2 family protein — translation MKKSIRFYCFNFGIPLACAAMVFLLFDMTKIDIAFSNLFFDPVTQTFPLDQVHFFEKLTHKWARIIPNWTAEIALIGAMLSFAWPLINPQKYPRLGRFLERCKAAPVLRFTHDHRRDFLFVVFAFAICTGVIHFLKAHTSVYCPIETTLYGGKIAHMEWYSNFQLFKEAGDGRCWPGGHASGGFTMLALYFVARRYRWRYSKALMYGSLLLGFVYGTTRVLQGWHYMSHTFWAGIFVWLACLLTALAFYGRARLELPVQQKQEEPVVLIQSTSLS, via the coding sequence ATGAAAAAGTCCATACGCTTTTACTGCTTCAATTTTGGTATTCCTCTGGCTTGCGCGGCGATGGTTTTCCTGTTGTTCGATATGACAAAAATCGACATCGCGTTCAGTAATCTGTTTTTTGATCCGGTGACCCAGACCTTTCCGCTCGATCAGGTTCACTTCTTTGAAAAGCTCACCCACAAGTGGGCGCGCATCATTCCGAACTGGACCGCTGAAATCGCTTTGATCGGCGCGATGCTGTCGTTTGCCTGGCCGTTGATCAACCCGCAAAAGTATCCGCGTCTGGGCCGTTTCCTGGAGCGGTGCAAGGCTGCCCCGGTGCTGCGTTTTACCCACGACCATCGTCGGGACTTTCTGTTTGTGGTGTTCGCGTTTGCCATTTGCACCGGCGTGATTCATTTCCTCAAGGCGCACACCAGCGTGTATTGCCCGATTGAAACGACTCTCTACGGCGGGAAAATTGCCCATATGGAGTGGTACAGCAACTTCCAGTTGTTCAAGGAAGCCGGCGATGGCCGCTGCTGGCCGGGCGGGCATGCTTCGGGCGGGTTCACCATGCTTGCGCTGTACTTTGTGGCGCGCCGTTATCGCTGGCGCTATTCGAAAGCGCTGATGTACGGCTCGCTGCTGCTCGGTTTCGTCTACGGCACGACGCGGGTCCTGCAAGGCTGGCACTACATGTCCCATACCTTCTGGGCCGGGATCTTCGTGTGGCTGGCGTGTTTGCTGACGGCCTTGGCCTTTTACGGGCGAGCGCGCCTGGAACTGCCGGTGCAGCAGAAACAGGAAGAGCCGGTGGTTTTAATCCAGTCGACCAGCCTTTCCTGA
- a CDS encoding helix-turn-helix transcriptional regulator has product MDHALLISRLGRQIREKRMNRGITQAQLAELAGLTRQKVIAVEKGALSVSMMAYARVLGALECELKVIPAAMPTLEELGELF; this is encoded by the coding sequence ATGGACCACGCTCTACTTATCTCGCGCCTTGGCAGACAGATACGCGAAAAGCGTATGAATCGTGGTATCACCCAAGCGCAATTAGCCGAACTCGCCGGGCTGACGCGACAAAAAGTCATTGCCGTCGAGAAGGGCGCTCTCTCTGTGAGTATGATGGCTTACGCGCGGGTTTTAGGCGCTCTGGAGTGTGAGCTCAAGGTCATTCCAGCGGCCATGCCGACGCTGGAAGAACTTGGGGAACTGTTCTGA